The Pseudofrankia sp. DC12 region CTCACAGCGGCAGCGCCGGGACCGCGCAGGCGCTCAGGACCGCGCAGGACGGCCAGTGGGCTGGCGGCGGCGGCGCAGCAGCCGGTGCGCACAGTCGAGGATGTAGGTGCGCAGCTCGGCGTCGGCGATGCCCGCCGCCCCGCCCGAGCCGACGCTCTTGAGGCCGGCGAGGAACAGGTTGGCGGCCACGACCTGGCCGGGATCGGGGCCCGGGCCGACGAGCGCTTCGACGAGCCGCTCGCCCAGCGGGGCGAGCAAGGGGTCGGTAGCGAGGATCTGCGCCACGGCGAGGTCGCCCTCGAGGATCGCGTAGAGCCGCCGGTTGCGGATCAGCAGGTCGACGAGGCCGACGAGCAGCAACTCGGTCCGCACGGCCTGGGACCGCTCCCGCTCGGCGTCCTCGACGACCGTCGCGAGCTCCGCGAGCGCGGGCCGCACGACGGCGAGGACGATGTCCCGCTTGGCCTTGAAGTGGTAGTACACGGCGGCCTTCGTGACACCCAGGCGATCCGCGATCATCTGGAGCGAGGTGCCGCTGACGCCGCGTTCCGCGAACAGGTCGAGGGCCGCGGCCACCACCTTCTCGCGGCCGGCGCCGGCGCGGTGCGTCGTGGCGTCCAGCTGCGTGGTCATCGCGTTCCCCCTCGCTCACCACCGCGGATCGGCTGGCGGGCCATGGCGGAAGGCCGGACCGATGCGCGCCTCCGCTGTCGTGTCACCGGTCACGGCAGCCTACGTGACGAGGGCCACCGGCCTCAGGCGAGCGCGGAACGCCGCGGACCGGGCATTTGATCCCGCCTCCGAGTGTTAGCCGAACGACAAGGCAGATCCTAGCCGGTCGGCTGGTCAACTCCTAGTCGATCGGCTAGCGTTGGGCGGGACGAAGGACTACTACCCACCGGCTGTTCGCCGCCGACCCGAGGAGACATCCGTTGGCCACCTACCTGTACCGGCTAGGGCGAGCGGCGTACCGGCGCCGGCGCCTGGTGGTCGCGCTGTGGGTCCTGCTTCTCGCCCTCGCGGGGGTCGGCGCCGCGACGCTGTCCGGGCCCACCTCGGACGCGCTGTCCATCCCGGGGACCGAGTCCCAGAAGGCCATCGACCTGCTCAACGAGCGGATGCCCGGCGCCGGCGCGGACACCGCCGCGGCCCGGGTCGTCTTCACCGTCCCGGCTGGCTCGACCGGCACGCTGGCCGAGCCCACCCGGCAGCGGGCGATCGAGCACGCGGTCCAAGAGCTGTCCCACGCGCCGCAGGTCGGCCGGGTCACCGACCCGTTCACGGCCGTCGGCGGGAAGTGGGC contains the following coding sequences:
- a CDS encoding helix-turn-helix domain-containing protein gives rise to the protein MTTQLDATTHRAGAGREKVVAAALDLFAERGVSGTSLQMIADRLGVTKAAVYYHFKAKRDIVLAVVRPALAELATVVEDAERERSQAVRTELLLVGLVDLLIRNRRLYAILEGDLAVAQILATDPLLAPLGERLVEALVGPGPDPGQVVAANLFLAGLKSVGSGGAAGIADAELRTYILDCAHRLLRRRRQPTGRPARS